In Erpetoichthys calabaricus chromosome 2, fErpCal1.3, whole genome shotgun sequence, a genomic segment contains:
- the lrrc4ca gene encoding leucine rich repeat containing 4C, genome duplicate a, with amino-acid sequence MLNKMISHPQQTMRGPRWNRALSNPLLVLLLALQLLVVAGLVRAQTCPSVCSCSNQFSKVICTRRGLREVPDGISTNTRYLNLQENQIQVIKVDSFKHLRHLEILQLSRNHIRSIEIGAFNGLASLNTLELFDNRLTTIPNGAFEYLSKLKELWLRNNPIESIPSYAFNRVPSLRRLDLGELKRLSYISEGAFEGLSNLRYLNLGMCNLREIPNLTPLVKLDELELSGNQLSVIRPGSFQGLTHLQKLWMMHAQIQSIERNSFDDLQSLIELNLAHNNLTLLPHDLFTPLHHLERVHLHHNPWNCNCDILWLSWWLKEMVPANTSCCARCHSPSLLKGRYIGELDQNYFTCYAPVIVEPPADLNLTEGMPAELKCRASTSLTSVSWITPNGTIMTHGAYKVRISVLNDGTLNFTNVTVQDTGTYTCMVSNSAGNTTASATLNVSATENSTFSFFTTVTVETIEPPYDEGRTTEQSVGPTASNGWVTAFATTPLTSRSTKSTEKTFTIPVTEVDNGGLNGLDEVMKTTKIIIGCFVAITLMAAVMLIIFYKMRKQHHRQNHHAPTRTIEIINVDDEITGGPALESHLTLPTLEHEHLNHYNSYKTPFNHTTNTINSLHSSAHEPLLIRANSKDNVQETQI; translated from the coding sequence ATGTTGAACAAGATGATATCGCACCCGCAGCAGACGATGAGAGGTCCTAGGTGGAACAGGGCCCTTTCCAACCCTTTACTTGTCCTGCTGTTAGCCCTTCAACTGCTCGTTGTTGCGGGCCTGGTTCGCGCTCAGACCTGTCCTTCAGTGTGTTCGTGTAGCAACCAGTTCAGCAAGGTGATTTGTACCCGCCGAGGGCTAAGGGAAGTACCTGACGGAATCTCGACAAACACTCGGTACCTGAATTTGCAGGAGAATCAGATTCAGGTGATCAAAGTGGACAGTTTTAAGCATCTGCGCCACCTGGAGATTTTACAGCTCAGCAGGAACCACATTCGTAGCATTGAGATTGGGGCCTTTAATGGCCTGGCTAGCCTCAATACCTTGGAGCTATTTGATAACCGACTAACTACGATCCCCAATGGGGCCTTTGAGTACCTCTCAAAGCTGAAAGAGTTGTGGTTAAGGAACAACCCTATTGAAAGTATCCCCTCCTATGCCTTCAACCGGGTTCCGTCGCTAAGGAGGCTTGATTTGGGGGAGCTGAAACGTCTATCCTACATCTCAGAAGGGGCGTTTGAGGGCCTTTCCAACCTCAGGTACCTGAATCTCGGAATGTGCAACCTGAGGGAAATTCCAAACCTTACTCCACTGGTGAAGTTGGACGAGTTAGAGCTTTCTGGAAACCAGCTTTCTGTTATCCGTCCGGGATCCTTTCAAGGGCTGACCCATCTTCAGAAGCTGTGGATGATGCACGCCCAGATACAGTCAATTGAGAGGAACTCTTTTGACGACTTACAGTCCTTGATAGAGTTGAATTTGGCTCATAACAACCTTACTTTGCTCCCACATGACCTTTTTACCCCACTTCACCATCTGGAGAGAGTTCATCTGCACCACAATCCTTGGAACTGCAATTGTGATATCCTTTGGCTCAGTTGGTGGCTCAAAGAGATGGTGCCCGCGAACACTAGCTGTTGTGCACGTTGCCATTCACCATCCCTTCTCAAAGGGCGGTATATCGGTGAGCTGGACCAGAATTATTTTACCTGCTATGCTCCTGTTATTGTGGAGCCACCTGCTGATCTCAATTTGACAGAGGGCATGCCGGCAGAGCTTAAATGCCGAGCTTCCACTTCCTTGACTTCGGTTAGCTGGATCACACCTAATGGAACCATAATGACTCACGGGGCTTACAAGGTTCGCATTTCGGTCCTTAATGACGGGACGTTAAACTTCACCAACGTTACTGTGCAGGACACGGGGACGTACACCTGTATGGTAAGCAACTCGGCTGGAAACACCACGGCGTCGGCCACACTCAATGTTTCTGCAACGGAAAACAGCACCTTTAGCTTCTTTACAACGGTTACGGTAGAAACCATTGAACCCCCCTATGATGAGGGTAGGACCACAGAGCAAAGCGTGGGGCCGACGGCCTCTAACGGCTGGGTAACGGCCTTTGCCACTACTCCGCTTACATCGAGGAGCACCAAGTCCACCGAGAAAACGTTTACGATTCCAGTAACGGAGGTCGATAATGGCGGTCTAAATGGACTGGATGAGGTCATGAAGACCACCAAGATTATCATTGGCTGCTTCGTGGCCATTACACTGATGGCCGCCGTCATGCTAATTATTTTCTATAAGATGCGAAAACAGCACCACAGGCAAAACCACCATGCCCCAACCAGGACAATCGAGATAATAAACGTGGACGATGAAATCACGGGAGGCCCGGCCCTGGAGAGCCACCTGACTTTGCCCACTCTGGAGCACGAACATCTCAACCACTATAACTCTTATAAGACTCCTTTTAACCACACAACCAACACAATCAATTCCTTACACAGCTCCGCGCATGAACCTTTGTTAATCCGGGCAAACTCAAAAGACAATGTTCAAGAGACCCAAATCTGA